One genomic segment of Catalinimonas alkaloidigena includes these proteins:
- the leuB gene encoding 3-isopropylmalate dehydrogenase — translation MQKKIAVLAGDGIGPEVTKQALKVLRAVAKAYDHQFTYEEGLVGAAAIDATGDPFPIETEKLCVDADAVLFGAIGHPKYDNDPNAKVRPEQGLLAMRKKLGLFSNVRPVKSYEAISHISPLKEHIVKDVDFVVFRELTGGIYFGEPRGRNEKGDTAFDTSIYTKEEILRISKQAFEAAKKRKKHVTLVDKANVLATSRLWRETVRDCCKENPDIKLDYMYIDNAAMKLIQNPGYFDVVLTENMFGDILTDAASVITGSLGMLPSASMGENVKLFEPIHGSYPEVAGLSKANPIGAILSAAMLLNYAFGMIEESNAIKSAVDQSLKEGYVTEDINSEKYHSTEEVGDKIATLVYMSKKVHA, via the coding sequence ATGCAGAAGAAAATAGCAGTTTTAGCTGGCGATGGAATTGGTCCTGAAGTAACAAAGCAGGCACTAAAAGTATTACGTGCGGTTGCAAAAGCCTACGATCATCAATTTACGTATGAAGAAGGTCTGGTAGGAGCAGCAGCCATTGACGCAACCGGTGATCCTTTTCCCATAGAAACTGAAAAACTATGTGTGGATGCGGATGCAGTCTTATTCGGGGCCATTGGTCATCCTAAATATGACAATGATCCTAATGCTAAAGTAAGGCCAGAGCAGGGCTTGCTGGCTATGAGAAAAAAGTTAGGGCTTTTTTCTAACGTACGCCCTGTAAAGAGTTACGAGGCGATCAGCCATATCTCTCCATTAAAAGAACATATTGTCAAAGATGTTGATTTTGTGGTTTTTCGTGAACTTACTGGCGGTATATATTTTGGTGAACCCCGAGGGCGTAATGAAAAGGGGGATACTGCATTTGACACTTCTATTTACACTAAAGAAGAGATACTGAGAATCAGCAAACAGGCTTTTGAAGCAGCTAAGAAAAGAAAAAAACATGTAACCCTGGTTGACAAAGCTAATGTATTGGCTACCTCCAGGTTGTGGCGTGAAACGGTAAGAGACTGCTGTAAAGAAAATCCTGATATCAAGCTGGACTATATGTACATAGATAATGCAGCAATGAAGCTGATCCAAAACCCGGGGTATTTTGATGTAGTCCTTACAGAAAATATGTTTGGTGATATTCTTACCGATGCTGCATCAGTGATTACCGGTTCGTTGGGTATGCTTCCATCAGCTTCTATGGGAGAGAATGTGAAGCTATTTGAACCGATTCATGGCTCTTACCCTGAAGTAGCTGGTTTGTCAAAAGCCAACCCGATTGGTGCCATTCTTTCTGCTGCCATGTTGCTCAACTATGCTTTTGGTATGATAGAAGAAAGTAACGCCATCAAAAGCGCAGTAGATCAATCTTTGAAAGAGGGTTACGTCACTGAAGATATTAATTCCGAAAAATATCATAGCACTGAAGAGGTAGGTGACAAGATCGCTACCCTGGTTTATATGTCTAAAAAAGTCCATGCTTAG
- the ilvD gene encoding dihydroxy-acid dehydratase — MENKLNKYSQTITQDESLPAAQAMLYGVGLKEEDFEKAQVGIVSTGYEGNTCNMHLNGFAKEVKSSVLANDLVGLIFHTIGVSDGMSMGTKGMSYSLPSRDIIADSIETVVNAQWYDAVVPIVGCDKNMPGAMMALARLNRPSILVYGGTISPGHYKGEDLNIVSSFEAYGKKITNQITPEDFKEIIKHSCPTAGACGGMYTANTIASAIEAMGMSLPYSSSNPATSSAKKEELKLVGPAIYNLLKEDIKPRDIITRASLENALTLVMALGGSTNAVLHLIAIAKATEISLNLEDIQRISDKTPFIADLKPSGRYLMEDLHNVGGIPAVMKILLEEGFFHEDCLTVTGKTIKENLAEVSGLKEGQKVIYPVSSPLKESGHLQMLYGNLAPEGSVAKITGKEGLRFEGTAKVFESEDEANTAITNNEVKAGDVVVIRYEGPKGGPGMREMLKPTSAIMGAGLGKSVALITDGRFSGGTHGFVVGHITPEAYEGGPIALLKNGDKIIIDANNNQLSVELSDKELHSRLKGWQQPEPRVKNGILYKYMKNVSSASEGCVTDQF, encoded by the coding sequence ATGGAAAACAAACTAAATAAATACAGCCAGACCATCACTCAGGATGAGTCATTACCTGCTGCACAAGCCATGCTTTATGGTGTAGGTTTAAAAGAAGAAGATTTTGAAAAAGCGCAAGTAGGCATCGTTAGCACGGGTTACGAAGGAAATACTTGCAATATGCACCTCAATGGTTTTGCCAAGGAGGTAAAAAGCTCCGTTTTAGCTAATGATCTTGTAGGTCTGATATTTCATACGATAGGCGTTAGCGATGGCATGTCTATGGGAACTAAAGGCATGTCTTATTCCCTCCCCTCTCGTGATATCATTGCTGACTCTATTGAAACAGTAGTAAATGCGCAATGGTACGATGCTGTTGTGCCTATTGTGGGCTGTGACAAAAATATGCCTGGTGCCATGATGGCATTAGCGCGATTGAACCGTCCTTCCATTTTGGTGTATGGAGGAACGATCAGCCCGGGACATTACAAAGGCGAAGACCTCAACATTGTTTCTTCCTTTGAAGCTTATGGCAAAAAAATCACCAATCAGATTACGCCAGAAGATTTTAAAGAGATTATCAAACACTCCTGCCCTACTGCTGGTGCCTGCGGAGGTATGTATACAGCTAATACAATAGCTTCCGCCATAGAAGCCATGGGTATGAGTTTGCCTTATAGTTCTTCCAATCCGGCCACAAGCTCTGCTAAAAAAGAAGAGTTGAAATTAGTCGGCCCGGCTATTTACAATTTGCTCAAAGAAGACATCAAACCCAGGGATATCATCACCAGAGCCTCCCTGGAAAACGCTCTAACTCTTGTCATGGCCCTGGGAGGTTCAACCAATGCGGTACTTCACCTCATTGCGATTGCCAAAGCTACGGAGATCAGTCTGAACCTTGAAGATATTCAAAGAATAAGCGATAAGACACCTTTCATTGCCGATCTAAAACCGAGCGGAAGATACCTGATGGAAGACCTGCATAACGTTGGAGGCATACCCGCAGTCATGAAAATCTTGTTAGAAGAAGGTTTTTTCCATGAAGATTGCCTTACTGTCACTGGCAAAACTATCAAAGAAAACCTGGCAGAAGTAAGCGGCTTGAAGGAAGGTCAAAAAGTTATCTATCCGGTATCAAGCCCGTTAAAAGAAAGCGGCCACCTGCAGATGCTTTATGGAAATCTGGCTCCCGAGGGCTCAGTTGCTAAAATTACAGGAAAAGAAGGACTGCGCTTTGAAGGAACCGCCAAAGTGTTTGAAAGTGAAGATGAGGCCAATACTGCCATCACCAACAATGAGGTGAAAGCTGGTGATGTGGTGGTCATTCGCTACGAAGGCCCCAAAGGAGGACCAGGTATGAGAGAGATGCTTAAACCTACTTCTGCAATCATGGGCGCCGGGCTAGGAAAAAGTGTCGCTCTGATCACTGATGGACGTTTTTCAGGAGGCACACATGGGTTTGTAGTAGGTCACATTACACCCGAAGCTTATGAAGGTGGACCTATTGCGCTTCTGAAAAACGGAGATAAGATCATCATTGACGCTAACAATAATCAGCTTAGTGTTGAACTAAGTGATAAAGAACTTCATTCAAGACTAAAGGGATGGCAACAGCCTGAGCCCCGTGTAAAAAACGGAATACTTTACAAATACATGAAAAATGTTTCGTCCGCTTCCGAAGGATGCGTAACGGATCAATTTTAA